A genomic stretch from Anaerolinea thermophila UNI-1 includes:
- a CDS encoding proton-conducting transporter transmembrane domain-containing protein — MNAPLIWILFPLFFAFILWLVRWREGWVMRLGVVLCLLLALLAWLLPIGTGFRVFGNRWEIEPTLALAGRQLVVQNNDRPLLIFVYLIAAFWFGGSREARAHRFMIPYGLAVAALLLAALSVQPFLYAALLVELAVLLSIPLVAPPGKPVGTGALRYLIFQTFAMPFILLAGWALSAVEANPANTFFPLLAQIFLGVGFALWLAVFPFYAWMPLVAEEADPYPLGYLLMLLPTTFLLLGVRYINAVAWLKDLSALWEVLRLTGVVMILTAGGWAVFQRHLGRLFAYAVTIETGTSLLALSLNTPQSMETFAMLFLPRVLALALWALSASVMRSGGKGLRFEDLDRAAETFPFASAGLATAYLSLAGLPLLAGFPARFLLLEELATRAPLSAVLALAGTGGLLLSGFRVLAVLTGGYFGPREPRETPFQAILISVGVVVLILLGFLPRLLFPAMLGLVPAILMP; from the coding sequence ATGAACGCTCCGCTGATCTGGATTCTCTTCCCGCTATTTTTTGCCTTCATCCTGTGGCTGGTGCGCTGGCGCGAGGGCTGGGTGATGCGTTTGGGGGTGGTGTTGTGCCTGTTGCTGGCACTGCTGGCGTGGCTTCTGCCCATCGGCACGGGCTTCCGCGTTTTCGGCAACCGCTGGGAAATTGAGCCGACGCTGGCGCTGGCGGGGCGTCAACTGGTGGTGCAGAACAACGACCGCCCTCTGCTCATTTTCGTGTATCTGATCGCCGCGTTCTGGTTTGGGGGTTCGCGCGAGGCGCGCGCGCACCGCTTCATGATTCCGTACGGGCTGGCAGTGGCGGCGCTGTTGCTGGCGGCGCTTTCGGTTCAGCCCTTCCTGTATGCCGCCCTGCTGGTGGAACTGGCGGTACTGTTGAGCATTCCGCTGGTGGCGCCGCCCGGTAAACCGGTCGGTACGGGAGCACTGCGCTACCTCATCTTCCAGACCTTTGCCATGCCGTTCATTCTGCTGGCGGGCTGGGCGCTGAGCGCAGTGGAAGCCAACCCGGCAAACACTTTCTTCCCCCTGCTGGCGCAGATTTTCCTGGGGGTGGGGTTTGCGCTGTGGCTGGCAGTTTTCCCCTTCTATGCCTGGATGCCGCTGGTGGCGGAGGAAGCCGATCCCTACCCGCTGGGCTATCTGCTCATGCTGTTGCCCACCACCTTCCTGTTGCTGGGGGTGAGGTACATCAACGCGGTGGCGTGGTTGAAAGACCTGTCCGCGCTGTGGGAGGTATTGCGTCTGACCGGCGTGGTGATGATTCTGACCGCGGGCGGCTGGGCGGTGTTTCAGCGTCATCTGGGTCGCTTGTTTGCCTACGCGGTGACCATCGAGACCGGCACCTCTCTGCTGGCGTTGAGTTTGAACACTCCGCAGAGCATGGAGACCTTTGCCATGCTCTTCCTGCCGCGGGTGCTGGCGCTGGCGCTGTGGGCGCTTTCGGCTTCGGTGATGAGAAGCGGGGGCAAGGGCTTGCGCTTTGAAGACCTTGACCGCGCCGCCGAAACCTTCCCCTTTGCTTCCGCCGGGCTGGCAACGGCGTATCTCTCGCTGGCGGGCTTGCCGCTACTGGCGGGTTTCCCGGCGCGCTTCCTGCTGTTGGAGGAACTGGCAACCCGGGCACCCCTCAGCGCGGTGCTGGCGCTGGCAGGGACGGGCGGCTTGCTGTTGAGCGGTTTCCGCGTGCTGGCGGTGCTGACGGGCGGTTATTTCGGTCCGCGCGAGCCGCGCGAGACGCCCTTCCAAGCCATTCTCATCAGTGTGGGGGTGGTGGTGTTGATTTTGCTGGGCTTCCTGCCGCGCCTGCTTTTCCCTGCTATGCTGGGGCTTGTGCCTGCTATTCTCATGCCGTAA
- a CDS encoding alpha/beta hydrolase: MPLIHADFFSQALQLCVEVDVILPLRPWKGTGTRDDSRHPTLYLLHGLSDDHTIWQRRTSIERYVEEYDLAVVMPAVHRSFYTDMKAGYRYWTYVSEELPYVMRSLFPLSDKREDNFVAGLSMGGYGSFKLALSHPERFAAAASFSGALHMALAYQDPTPEWQAELNRIFGSLDEYQGSANDLFALAEQAKASGKPLPTLYAWCGTEDFLLPANHLFRDHAEKLGLPLTYREGPGDHSWKYWDEQIQVFLQMLPLKKLA; this comes from the coding sequence ATGCCGCTCATTCATGCTGATTTCTTCTCTCAAGCCCTGCAGTTGTGCGTGGAAGTGGACGTCATCCTGCCCCTGCGCCCCTGGAAAGGCACGGGCACGCGCGACGATTCCCGCCACCCCACCCTTTACCTGCTTCACGGTCTCTCGGACGACCACACCATCTGGCAGAGGCGCACTTCCATCGAACGCTATGTGGAGGAATACGACCTCGCCGTGGTCATGCCGGCGGTGCACCGCAGTTTCTACACCGACATGAAAGCCGGTTACCGCTACTGGACGTATGTCTCCGAGGAACTGCCCTATGTGATGCGCTCGCTCTTTCCCCTCTCGGACAAACGCGAGGACAACTTCGTTGCCGGCTTGTCCATGGGCGGGTATGGCTCGTTCAAATTAGCCCTCTCGCACCCCGAACGCTTTGCCGCCGCCGCCAGTTTCTCGGGCGCCCTGCACATGGCGCTGGCATATCAGGACCCCACCCCCGAGTGGCAGGCGGAACTGAATCGCATCTTCGGCTCGCTGGATGAGTACCAGGGAAGCGCCAACGACCTGTTTGCGCTGGCGGAACAAGCCAAAGCCTCCGGCAAGCCCCTGCCCACCCTGTACGCCTGGTGCGGCACCGAGGATTTCCTGTTGCCCGCCAACCATCTCTTCCGCGACCATGCGGAGAAACTGGGACTGCCGCTGACCTACCGCGAAGGTCCGGGCGATCACTCGTGGAAGTACTGGGATGAGCAGATTCAGGTCTTCCTCCAGATGCTCCCCCTGAAGAAACTCGCCTGA
- a CDS encoding PIG-L deacetylase family protein, translating to MHWIYLSPHFDDAVLSCGGMIVEQTRRGERVEIWTVCGGFSDRNRPLPPFARQMHEELGVGANLVSLRRAEDRTACALIGASVRHGMLPDCIYRFLPDGSPLIRRSEDLWLPVHPAEMDLAVRLRRNWASRIPRDAQVVAPLSYGNHVDHRLTRMAAEGLDRPLWYYADFPYAQWHNLPLDAGLPEERILRVEVGAEALARWQDAIAAYTSQVERLFGSEAGMREQVEAFYRRGGGTFLWRR from the coding sequence TTGCACTGGATTTATCTCTCCCCGCACTTTGACGATGCCGTGCTTTCCTGCGGCGGGATGATTGTCGAACAGACCCGCCGCGGCGAGCGCGTGGAAATCTGGACGGTGTGCGGCGGCTTCTCCGACCGCAACCGTCCCCTGCCGCCCTTTGCCCGGCAGATGCACGAGGAACTGGGCGTGGGGGCGAATCTGGTCTCTCTGCGCCGCGCCGAGGATCGGACTGCCTGCGCGCTCATCGGGGCATCCGTGCGGCACGGCATGCTCCCCGACTGCATCTACCGCTTCCTGCCCGACGGTTCGCCGCTCATCCGGCGCAGTGAGGATTTGTGGCTTCCCGTCCATCCCGCCGAGATGGATCTGGCGGTGCGCCTGCGGCGCAATTGGGCGAGCCGTATCCCGCGCGATGCGCAGGTGGTGGCGCCGCTGTCCTACGGCAACCATGTGGATCACCGCCTGACGCGCATGGCGGCGGAGGGCTTGGACCGTCCGCTGTGGTACTACGCCGATTTCCCTTACGCTCAATGGCACAACCTGCCGCTGGATGCGGGTTTGCCCGAGGAGCGCATCCTGCGCGTGGAGGTGGGCGCCGAGGCGCTGGCGCGCTGGCAGGATGCCATTGCCGCCTACACCTCGCAGGTGGAGCGCCTGTTTGGCAGTGAGGCGGGCATGCGCGAGCAGGTGGAGGCGTTTTATCGGCGCGGCGGCGGGACGTTCTTATGGCGGAGGTGA
- a CDS encoding DUF6754 domain-containing protein yields MIWLESILGLGLVLLAGALTLILSLPALRKRKVVLRTIPALQRARRALGLSVEDGSRIHLSIGKASIFSPTNASALVGLSTLERVAQLSLVSDRPPVATSGEGTLTVLSQDTLQAAYRIANVPEQYDPERGRLTGATPMSYTAAALPVIHQERISANLFVGNFGPEVGLMASASEHENAFSLGASDALDAQSVLYVTAEETLIGEELFAVPAYLQAGSIYQTSLRVQDILRWVVIGLMVLSAILGLAGVSL; encoded by the coding sequence GTGATCTGGCTTGAATCCATCCTTGGGCTTGGGCTGGTACTGCTGGCTGGCGCCCTGACCCTGATTCTTTCCCTGCCTGCCCTGCGCAAACGCAAAGTGGTCCTGCGCACCATCCCTGCCTTACAGCGCGCGCGCCGCGCCCTGGGGCTTTCGGTGGAGGATGGCTCGCGCATTCACCTCTCCATTGGCAAAGCCAGTATCTTCAGCCCGACCAACGCCTCGGCGCTGGTGGGCTTGAGCACGCTGGAGCGCGTGGCGCAGTTGAGTCTGGTCAGCGACCGCCCGCCGGTAGCCACCAGCGGCGAAGGGACGCTTACCGTGCTCAGTCAGGACACCCTGCAAGCCGCCTACCGCATTGCCAACGTGCCCGAACAGTACGACCCCGAACGCGGACGTCTGACCGGCGCTACCCCCATGTCGTACACTGCCGCGGCACTGCCGGTCATCCATCAGGAACGTATCTCTGCCAACCTGTTTGTGGGCAATTTCGGTCCCGAAGTCGGCTTGATGGCTTCGGCATCCGAACATGAGAACGCCTTCTCGCTGGGCGCTTCCGACGCGCTGGATGCGCAGTCGGTGCTGTACGTCACTGCCGAGGAAACCCTGATTGGCGAAGAACTGTTTGCCGTCCCGGCGTACCTGCAAGCCGGTTCCATTTACCAGACCAGCCTGCGCGTGCAGGACATCCTGCGCTGGGTGGTCATCGGGTTGATGGTGCTCTCGGCAATTCTTGGACTGGCGGGAGTGAGCCTATGA